A DNA window from Arachis duranensis cultivar V14167 chromosome 3, aradu.V14167.gnm2.J7QH, whole genome shotgun sequence contains the following coding sequences:
- the LOC110278784 gene encoding uncharacterized protein LOC110278784 has product MIRCPCPKCGFRLLQNREDAFDHLVINPFPSTYTFWIHHGERREVEPSSDRQEDQSEQHLNAPMLDMVHDAFNFSGLPGPEDDSENEPDNGPMDELPNLYNEPSRETRNFHDLLEDGEQKLYPGCTKFSKLSFLVRLYHIKSMCGVSDKAFGMILELLADAFEHARIPSTVHDAKKVIRKLGLEYKKIDACPNDCMLYQGNDQELTKCKQCGTSRWKHKTKKNSMVRIKTVVKKNGKPQAAKILRYFPLIPRLQRLYMSSKTAVDMLWHKRSPNSDGMYRHPRDAEAWKSFDVRYPDFSRDPRSVRLALASDGFNPFGNMSSKYSIWPVVLIPYNMPPWICMKPTSFILSMIIAGPKMPGNDIDVYLEPLINELKQLWRGVETYDAVEKKTFKMQAVLMWTISDFPGLGNLSGWNTYGGRACPACNLDAETNRLTHSQKWCFMGHRRFLNHEHKYRKDRYSFDGKLEDRGPPIRVSGRDILGQLEGVHVQFGKVQSVTGKRTRGQQTPMQDETPWKKRSIFFELPYWENNELRHNLDVMHIEKNVCDNIVFTIMNEKGKSKDHIKARRDLQSMGIKHDLWPREDGKYPSAIFTMTNSQKELFLRTIKNVVFPDGYASNISRCVDLRQRKLSGLKSHDYHILMEYLLPIALRNALPLQVSSVLADLSSFFRRLCSKSIDPQQLPLLQSHVVHTLCRMETIFPPSFFTVMVHLTVHLVEEVRLGGPMHYRWMYPIER; this is encoded by the coding sequence ATGATACGTTGTCCATGTCCGAAGTGTGGTTTCCGCCTCTTACAAAATAGAGAGGATGCGTTCGATCACTTGGTGATCAACCCTTTCCCGTCTACTTACACATTTTGGATCCATCACGGTGAGAGACGCGAGGTCGAGCCCTCTTCTGACCGACAAGAAGATCAATCTGAACAACATTTGAACGCTCCGATGCTTGATATGGTCCACGATGCATTCAACTTCTCAGGACTTCCTGGTCCCGAAGACGACTCGGAGAATGAACCGGACAACGGCCCTATGGATGAGTTGCCTAACTTATACAATGAACCTAGTCGAGAGACCCGCAACTTTCACGACCTACTCGAAGACGGGGAGCAGAAGTTATACCCAGGATGTACAAAGTTCTCTAAGTTGTCCTTCTTGGTGAGGCTCTATCACATTAAGTCCATGTGCGGAGTGAGCGATAAGGCCTTCGGAATGATATTGGAATTGCTCGCGGACGCGTTTGAGCATGCCCGGATTCCATCTACTGTGCACGATGCCAAAAAAGTTATAAGAAAACTCGGTCTCGAGTACAAGAAGATAGATGCATGTCCAAATGACTGCATGCTATACCAGGGCAACGACCAAGAGCTGACCAAATGCAAGCAGTGTGGGACATCGAGATGGAAGCATAAGACTAAGAAGAACTCTATGGTGAGGATCAAGACGGTTGTCAAGAAGAACGGCAAACCACAAGCGGCGAAGATTCTTCGTTACTTCCCCCTTATTCCACGATTGCAGAGGTTATATATGTCTAGTAAAACAGCCGTTGACATGCTGTGGCATAAGAGAAGTCCTAACTCTGATGGTATGTATAGGCATCCAAGGGACGCCGAGGCATGGAAGTCATTTGACGTACGATATCCCGACTTCTCTCGTGATCCGCGTAGTGTTCGCCTAGCATTAGCTAGCGATGGCTTTAACCCTTTTGGGAACATGAGCTCGAAGTACTCAATTTGGCCAGTGGTTCTTATCCCGTATAACATGCCGCCTTGGATTTGCATGAAACCCACTTCGTTCATCCTCTCTATGATTATTGCTGGTCCTAAAATGCCTGGAAATGACATAGACGTGTACCTAGAGCCGTTGATCAACGAGTTGAAGCAATTATGGAGGGGTGTTGAAACTTATGATGCAGTTGAGAAAAAAACCTTCAAGATGCAAGCTGTGTTGATGTGGACAATCAGTGATTTTCCAGGGTTGGGGAACTTATCTGGGTGGAACACGTACGGTGGGAGAGCTTGTCCTGCGTGCAATTTGGATGCTGAAACTAACCGCCTTACACACAGCCAGAAATGGTGTTTCATGGGTCATCGTCGCTTTCTCAATCATGAacacaaatacagaaaagaCCGGTACTCCTTTGATGGAAAGTTAGAGGATAGAGGTCCGCCGATTAGAGTCTCTGGTAGAGACATTCTCGGGCAGTTAGAGGGTGTGCATGTCCAATTTGGCAAGGTGCAATCGGTTACGGGGAAAAGGACACGCGGACAGCAAACTCCCATGCAAGACGAGACTCCTTGGAAGAAGAGGAGTATATTCTTTGAGCTGCCATATTGGGAGAACAATGAATTGCGTCACAACCTTGATGTCATGCACATAGAGAAGAATGTCTGCGACAACATTGTATTCACCATAATGAACGAGAAAGGTAAGTCTAAAGACCATATTAAAGCTCGAAGAGACCTCCAGTCGATGGGAATCAAGCATGATTTGTGGCCACGGGAAGATGGAAAGTACCCATCTGCCATCTTCACCATGACCAATTCACAGAAGGAGCTCTTTCTACGGACTATCAAGAACGTAGTCTTTCCAGATGGATACGCTAGCAACATTTCCCGCTGCGTGGATTTACGACAGCGCAAGTTGTCGGGGCTGAAAAGCCACGACTATCACATTCTAATGGAATATCTACTTCCAATCGCGTTAAGGAATGCATTGCCTCTCCAAGTGTCTTCTGTCCTGGCGGATTTGTCATCTTTTTTTCGTCGATTATGCAGCAAATCCATAGACCCTCAACAACTTCCTCTCCTTCAGAGTCACGTGGTTCATACTCTGTGTCGTATGGAGACGATTTTCCCTCCTTCTTTCTTCACAGTGATGGTTCACTTGACAGTGCATCTGGTCGAGGAGGTGCGTCTCGGTGGGCCAATGCATTATCGGTGGATGTACCCAATTGAACGGTAA
- the LOC110272503 gene encoding uric acid degradation bifunctional protein TTL — translation MIEASPFSSLEQSRSFARDLWFNKLPIQSWLDTFSAHMHLLDAITIARGDIREALLQFATKYRKKFGFGFVTSTNLRLSQQILEEVQARYQNSLQVELETASREEFILIERGLTKLWERLSRENTLDVSEETGEVVQDSMLEEDVAPDSSDEVVSKGHQPSIITFDLNKTPEENDIC, via the exons ATGATTGAGGCCTCCCCGTTCTCCTCACTCGAGCAATCAAGGTCATTCGCAAGAGACCTGTGGTTCAACAAGTTGCCCATTCAGTCATGGCTGGACACATTCTCAGCACACATGCACTTACTTGATGCTATTACTATTGCGCGTGGGGATATTAGGGAG GCATTGCTTCAATTCGCAACAAAGTACCGAAAAAAATTCGGCTTCGGGTTCGTCACTAGCACGAACCTGCGCCTTTCGCAACAAATACTGGAGGAGGTGCAG GCACGATATCAGAATAGTCTGCAAGTTGAACTTGAAACGGCGTCTCGGGAGGAATTCATTCTTATAGAAAGAGGTCTTACGAAACTATGGGAAC GTTTGTCTCGGGAAAATACTCTAGATGTTTCCGAAGAGACCGGCGAGGTAGTTCAAGATTCGATGCTCGAAGAAGACGTTGCGCCAGATAGTTCTGATGAGGTTGTCTCTAAAGGACACCAACCTTCCATCATAACCTTTGACCTCAATAAAACTCCAGAGGAGAATGATATTTGCTGA
- the LOC107481084 gene encoding uncharacterized protein LOC107481084: protein MPRVGRFTKKARIDSACQQPQVGGNAASTSQRADCPILPSNSSAPTSSSLRPFRPPRTEPLPAPQASMNDVQNSEPDAEEVDQEADEVDSLDQHVDNLLAAQNAQKRKGRKTTEFWDVKTIESDGTIKQVKLSVKEAMKPPNGRKVVLRFNNALQPVGDEAGLLSGVMGLLGSDYTKFPIHERDWRKEMFHFEEDSRGIIKGIISKMLGRAWKETRNRLYHRYYDAELSLAANIENRPDGITADHWKRFLDYRNSEETQDKCKKNAENRSKQLYTHTGGSKSLARLGEEESERQGRIVSRGELYLLTHKKTNGSYIHDAARAIGERIEAIEQGDESSRLLSQNDSLAQALGRERPGRVRGMGLGPTSSQVFGMNSNQQSNGFEREETQRVLLELQAELPAEKLKRKAVEDEVVVEKTKRQAVEDEVAAEKTKRQAMEDEVAAGKVRMQAMESALICLLQGQGRKLPSDVATWMSALEGQNRK, encoded by the exons ATGCCTCGGGTAGGTCGTTTCACGAAGAAAGCCCGTATAGACAGTGCATGTCAACAGCCTCAAGTGGGAGGTAATGCAGCTTCAACTTCCCAGAGAGCGGACTGCCCAATTCTACCATCCAATTCTAGTGCCCCCACCTCCTCATCTTTGCGCCCCTTTCGTCCGCCCCGAACCGAACCACTGCCTGCTCCACAAGCTTCCATGAATGATGTTCAAAACTCGGAGCCGGACGCCGAAGAGGTAGACCAGGAAGCAGATGAGGTAGATTCTCTTGACCAACATGTTGATAACCTTCTTGCTGCACAGAATGCTCAGAAGCGCAAGGGACGCAAGACCACAGAATTTTGGGATGTTAAAACAATTG AATCCGATGGCACAATCAAACAGGTCAAACTGAGTGTGAAGGAAGCTATGAAGCCACCTAACGGAAGAAAGGTCGTACTCAGGTTTAACAATGCACTGCAACCAGTTGGGGATGAAGCAGGTCTACTGAGCGGCGTTATGGGACTGCTAGGATCTGACTACACCAAATTCCCAATTCACGAGAGGGACTGGAGAAAG GAAATGTTCCATTTTGAAGAAGATAGTAGAGGAATTATAAAAGGTATAATATCCAAGATGCTAGGAAGGGCTTGGAAGGAAACAAGAAACAGATTATACCATCGCTACTATGACGCAGAACTTTCACTTGCAGCAAATATTGAAAACCGCCCAGATGGAATTACTGCAGACCATTGGAAAAGATTTCTCGATTATCGCAACAGCGAAGAGACACAG GATAAGTGTAAGAAAAATGCCGAGAATCGATCAAAGCAGCTTTACACCCACACTGGTGGATCGAAAAGCTTGGCAAGGCTCGGAGAAGAAGAG TCGGAACGACAAGGGAGGATAGTTAGTAGAGGAGAGTTGTATCTCTTAACGCACAAAAAAACCAATGGCTCCTATATCCATGATGCAGCTCGCGCTATTGGA GAAAGAATTGAGGCTATTGAGCAAGGCGATGAATCTTCTAGACTGTTATCCCAGAATGATTCGCTTGCTCAAGCTCTCGGAAGAGAGCGCCCGGGTAGGGTGCGTGGAATGGGGTTGGGACCGACTTCTAGTCAAGTCTTCGGTATGAATTCCAATCAACAGAGCAATGGTTTTGAAAGGGAGGAGACCCAAAGGGTGCTGCTTGAACTGCAAGCAGAGTTGCCAGCAGAGAAATTGAAAAGGAAGGCAGTGGAGGATGAAGTAGTAGTCGAGAAGACCAAAAGACAGGCAGTGGAGGATGAAGTAGCAGCCGAGAAGACCAAAAGACAGGCAATGGAGGATGAAGTAGCAGCTGGGAAGGTCAGGATGCAGGCAATGGAGAGTGCTTTGATATGTCTACTTCAAGGGCAAGGTAGGAAGCTGCCATCAGACGTCGCAACATGGATGAGTGCGTTGGAGGGACAAAATAGAAAGTAG
- the LOC107481218 gene encoding zinc-finger homeodomain protein 8 — protein MDLTSNNTHTLDSDTKTPPPTQPTNTNTLKSLSLTNGTHNNNHHRHQSTTRLPPPSMAVISYKECLKNHAASIGGHALDGCGEFMPSSSTNPTDPRSLKCAACGCHRNFHRRDPPEPSSTTTPTFLNCFYSPSTGTNTAPPPAPPQPLPHRGMSQSTSPSQSSSPSQSPSPMSSPSSPPPLSHVPPPPPPSAPGSYHSSAPHMLLALGTAYSAVPSDHEHQQLHRNSFNNSNNFSPVVLNANSGGSNSNSSKNKRYRTKFSQEQKEKMYRFSEKLGWRMNNKGDDSLVQEFCNDIGVPRGVFKVWMHNNKNTFNKKRSSSSEPPLPPPAAGNNHINDHDQKINATAAADGSNNNNNKNGDINNVVSHVPINALSS, from the coding sequence ATGGACTTGACCTCAAACAATACCCACACCTTAGATTCAGATACTAAAACCCCACCACCAACCCAacccaccaacaccaacaccctAAAGTCACTATCTTTAACCAACGGCACACacaacaacaaccaccaccgCCACCAGTCCACCACCAGGCTTCCTCCGCCGTCCATGGCGGTTATTTCCTACAAAGAATGTCTCAAGAACCACGCCGCCAGCATAGGTGGCCATGCACTTGACGGTTGCGGCGAGTTCATGCCTTCCTCCTCCACCAACCCCACCGACCCTCGCTCCCTCAAGTGCGCCGCCTGCGGCTGCCATCGCAACTTCCACCGCCGTGACCCTCCAGAGCCTTCCAGCACCACCACCCCCACCTTTTTAAACTGCTTCTACTCCCCGTCCACCGGCACCAACACTGCACCACCACCGGCGCCGCCGCAACCTCTCCCTCATCGCGGCATGAGCCAAAGTACAAGCCCAAGCCAAAGCTCAAGCCCAAGCCAGAGCCCTAGCCCGATGTCAAGCCCTTCTTCACCGCCACCACTGTCTCACgtgccaccaccaccaccaccatcagcACCAGGTTCTTACCACTCCTCCGCACCGCACATGCTCTTAGCCTTAGGCACCGCGTATTCTGCAGTTCCTTCAGATCACGAGCACCAACAGCTTCATCGAAACTCcttcaacaacagcaacaacttcTCTCCTGTGGTTCTGAACGCCAACAGTGGCGGCAGTAATAGTAATAGCAGTAAGAACAAGAGGTACAGAACCAAGTTCAGCCAAGAACAGAAGGAGAAGATGTACAGATTCTCTGAGAAATTGGGTTGGAGAATGAACAACAAAGGTGATGATTCTCTTGTTCAGGAGTTTTGTAATGACATTGGTGTCCCTAGAGGTGTCTTCAAGGTTTGGATGcacaataacaagaacactttcaACAAGAAGAGATCCTCTTCTTCCGaacctcctcttcctcctcctgcTGCTGGAAACAACCACATCAATGATCATGATCAGAAAATCAATGCTACTGCTGCTGCTGAtggtagtaataataataataataagaatggAGATATCAATAATGTTGTTTCTCATGTTCCTATCAATGCCTTGTCATCTTAA